A stretch of Porites lutea chromosome 5, jaPorLute2.1, whole genome shotgun sequence DNA encodes these proteins:
- the LOC140937201 gene encoding uncharacterized protein produces the protein MASATRSVRKRSKKNEDVPEDLGLQASGFKFSRQSRYRKVNQKKGSATKSVRKNRRSSFAQGRKKRKSLLFSSAPEKSEHYKEIPIDLPPEARLRKLFEACLKDAVEKLDSNLSECSVDGIPNFADEAKEVFTHLQALISESDIIDEAFKPPNSDVKQIPNPKNQELEAKLTSCLAVTERLKTENEKWDKLLSFHQEQVAKKERRQDEDFKATDQCPDFLSPEQHQLLSGKPSMKGFTERLSTMKQETVTQVNTMAQAISVVRQYEETAKVFVDNQVKTFSNTTFEGTNQVGTPRTVIPRLLMKLF, from the exons atggcgtccgcGACAAGATCAGTGAG GAAAAGGTCAAAGAAGAATGAAGATGTACCAGAG GATCTAGGCCTGCAGGCAAGTGGATTCAAATTCTCCCGGCAAAGCCGTTATCGAAAG GTTAATCAAAAGAAAGGAAGTGCAACCAAAAGTGTACGTAAGAACAGAAGATCAAGCTTTGCCCAAGGAAGAAAGAAACGAAAGTCTCTGCTCTTCTCATCTGCTCCTGAAAAATCTG AGCACTACAAAGAGATTCCCATAGATTTGCCACCTGAGGCAAGATTAAGAAAACTATTTGAGGCTTGTCTCAAG GATGCAGTAGAGAAACTGGATAGTAATTTGTCTGAATGCAGTGTTGATGGAATTCCTAACTTTGCTGACGAAG cAAAGGAAGTTTTCACCCATTTGCAAGCCCTGATATCAGAAAGTGATATAATAGACGAGGCTTTTAAACCACCCAATAGTGACGTAAA GCAAATTCCCAACCCCAAAAATCAGGAACTGGAAGCAAAGCTAACATCATGTTTGGCTGTCACAGAAAG ATTGAAGACAGAAAACGAAAAATGGGATAAACTGCTTTCATTCCATCAAGAACAGGTGGCAAAGAAAGAAAG ACGACAAGACGAAGATTTCAAAGCCACTGACCAGTGTCCAGACTTCCTCTCTCCTGAGCAGCACCAATTGCTTTCTGGGAAGCCATCAATGAAAGGTTTCACGGAGAGGCTTAGCACAATGAAACAAGAGACAGTGACACAG GTTAATACAATGGCACAAGCAATATCTGTGGTCAGGCAGTACGAAGAGACAGCCAAAGTCTTCGTTGATAACCAAGTTAAAACATTTT CTAATACAACGTTTGAAGGTACAAACCAAGTTGGAACGCCGAGAACAGTTATTCCAAGGCTGCTGATgaaacttttttaa
- the LOC140937193 gene encoding sulfhydryl oxidase 1-like, with translation MADHLLVCRCFLVVFVFYCSFRLSYGVLYSSADHIVLLENDTISSVIHNSQSAWIVEFYSSFCGHCHAFAPTWKTLARMAKDWRKLIHVGAIDCAEERNLQTCINYEIEGYPTVKFFNASSPSSNLGEKFPGEKTLLNLLHKMVKVAELQKNLGLVRADVDFIPVGKEFVSSFIEGRSRRTSENYDELALIFEVPTSYIGREVILDFIQCPRLGVRRVLNKNKDLVEKYAVKKFPSLVLVHRKGTFRHLSHDEKTHAGFKTALDEVCQVVRPFPELSAVKDAMDVYRKRHGKEDQRKQQAGSSSEVYMQDLESGLSYMFNVEVGSKLIFHKVELTALQSFVAMLGKCFPGRPSLRGVFSKLSVKLIPQPRKTMLRAEYLYHLKDAQMHLKSSQSSDGFHSPLPSKAKWAACAGSQPKYRGYPCSLWTLFHTLTVNCGRSSGLTGLDVLLRIQDYIKYFFSCDYCRKHFMAMSKNLKTEVDSHNSAILWMWSRHNKVNKRLAGDNSEDPKHPKIQFPSKDLCEECRLPGTSTGDEIHWNEGVVLEFLKNHYGLDNIRIKKPPARSSPELEDTDIVSKRHFISHLSAIGLSSIDASMCLILYSAIALAVIALYVYFIRRRRRAVKVRVHAP, from the exons ATGGCCGATCACTTGCTTGTTTGTAGATGTTTTCtagttgtttttgtattttactgtTCTTTTAGACTCTCCTATGGTGTATTATATTCATCTGCCGACCATATAGTGCTTTTAGAAAACGATACAATCTCCAGTGTAATTCATAATAGTCAGTCGGCTTGGATCGTCGAGTTTTACTCTAGTTTTTGCGGACATTGTCATGCCTTTGCTCCGACATGGAAAACGCTAGCAAGGATGGCGAAAG ACTGGAGAAAGCTCATACATGTTGGCGCTATTGACTGTGCTGAAGAGCGTAATCTCCAGACATGTATAAATTATGAAATAGAAGGTTATCCTACAGTAAAG tttttcaatgCATCTTCTCCAAGCTCTAATTTAGGTGAAAAATTTCCAG GAGAGAAGACTTTATTAAACCTTCTTCATAAAATGGTCAAGGTTGCAGAACTACAGAAAAACCTTGGCTTGGTGCGTGCAGATGTGGATTTTATACCAGTAGG GAAAGAGTTTGTCTCTAGTTTTATAGAAGGCAGAAGTCGCAGAACATCAGAAAATTATGATGAGTTAGCACTAATTTTCGAGGTACCAACGTCATACATTGGCCGTGAG GTCATCTTAGATTTTATACAATGCCCTCGCTTGGGAGTCAGAAGagtattaaataaaaat AAAGATCTTGTGGAAAAATATGCAGTAAAGAAGTTTCCATCCCTTGTTCTGGTGCACAGAAAAGGCACATTTCGGCATCTTTCACA TGATGAAAAAACTCACGCCGGTTTTAAGACTGCTCTGGATGAGGTTTGTCAGGTAGTTAGGCCCTTCCCTGAACTGTCAGCTGTCAAGGATGCTATGGATGTGTACAGAAAACGTCACGGCAAAGAGGATCAGAGAAAACAACAGGCTGGAAGCAG CTCTGAGGTGTACATGCAAGACTTGGAAAGTGGCCTGTCCTACATGTTCAACGTTGAAGTTGGCAGCAAATTAATTTTCCATAAAGTCGAGTTAACAGCTCTCCAGAGCTTCGTGGCCATGCTTGGAAAG tgttttcCTGGTAGACCGAGTCTTCGCGGAGTATTCAGCAAGTTGAGTGTGAAACTAATACCTCAGCCACGAAAAACAATGCTGAGAGCGGAATACTTGTACCATCTGAAGGACGCTCAG atgCATTTGAAGTCAAGTCAGTCAAGTGATGGTTTTCATTCTCCTCTACCCAGTAAGGCAAAGTGGGCGGCCTGTGCGGGAAGCCAGCCTAAATATCGTGGTTACCCGTGCAGTCTGTGGACTCTGTTTCATACCTTGACTGTCAACTGCGGACGTAGCAGTGGTTTGACGGGACTAGATGTCCTTTTACGAATCCAAGATTACATCAAATACTTCTTTAGCTGCGACTACTGCAGAAAGCATTTCATGGCTATGTCTAAGAATCTCAAAACAGAGGTGGATTCACACAACAGCGCGATTCTGTGGATGTGGAGTAGACACAACAAGGTGAACAAACGTCTGGCTGGTGACAACAGCGAAGATCCAAAACATCCTAAGATTCAGTTTCCGTCGAAAGATCTCTGCGAAGAATGTCGCCTCCCTGGTACCAGCACTGGCGACGAGATTCACTGGAACGAAGGCGTGGTCCTGGAGTTCTTGAAGAACCACTACGGTCTGGACAACATTAGGATCAAGAAACCTCCTGCCCGCTCCTCTCCTGAACTGGAAGACACTGACATTGTAAGCAAGCGTCACTTTATCTCTCATCTTAGCGCTATCGGCCTGAGTTCGATTGACGCCAGCATGTGTCTAATTCTTTATTCCGCGATAGCTCTCGCTGTCATCGCCTTGTATGTTTATTTCATCCGAAGGCGGCGGAGAGCAGTTAAGGTTCGCGTGCACGCTCCATAG